DNA from Bacteroides zoogleoformans:
CTTCACCATCCTGATGCCCACGCTGACCATTTTCATCTTCCGCAAAATCAACGGCTTCAGTCCGCAAGACTTGGCGGACAGGAAGAAGAGGTATATTCCCTTTATCCTGACCATCGCTTCCTACATCTTCTGCCTGCTGATGATGCAACGGCTGAATATTCCCTGGTACATGACGGGCATCATCCTCGCCGCATTGATAACGATGCTTATCTGCGTCATCGTCAACCTGAAATGGAAGCTCAGCGAACACATGGCCGGCGCGGGGGCTGTTGTGGGCGGACTGGTGGCTTTCAGCGCCTTGTTCGGCTACAATCCCGTAGGGTGGTTGTGCCTCTTCATCTTGGTGGCGGGCGTACTGGGCACGGCACGCATCATCCTGCAACACCACACGCCGGGCGAAGTCATGGGTGGGTTTGCCGTAGGGCTGGTCTGCTCCTTGCTGGTGCTCCACCCCCTAAGCAATGCGTTATTCAGAATTTTCCTTTTTTAAATCAATTATAGTATCAACCTTTTAAAACTAATGATTATGAACTTTCCTACTGATGTAAAGTACACCAAAGAG
Protein-coding regions in this window:
- a CDS encoding phosphatase PAP2 family protein, with the protein product MEEHIIADRTLIRTAKVVSALFTPFSIPFVAFLILFIFSYLRIMPLQYKLIVLGVIYCFTILMPTLTIFIFRKINGFSPQDLADRKKRYIPFILTIASYIFCLLMMQRLNIPWYMTGIILAALITMLICVIVNLKWKLSEHMAGAGAVVGGLVAFSALFGYNPVGWLCLFILVAGVLGTARIILQHHTPGEVMGGFAVGLVCSLLVLHPLSNALFRIFLF